One genomic region from Nostoc sphaeroides encodes:
- a CDS encoding VOC family protein encodes MQLELDHIFVCVEPEAVVADLLTDFGLTEGSRRIHRGQGTANVCFSFENAYLELLWLFDTNEIQSPVVRATGLWERCRWQETQACPFGISFRLTASDLREMPFSTWDYYATYLPPRASIPIATNSDNLSEPLIFISPTTRKPTNYPLERRPSLVHKVGFKEITALKITLPGVQNFSAEVKTLIELGLVQFSHGNFYQLEIEFDNAKSGNSQDFGLQLPILIKW; translated from the coding sequence ATGCAACTTGAACTAGACCATATCTTTGTCTGTGTTGAACCAGAAGCAGTTGTAGCAGATTTGCTAACTGATTTCGGACTCACAGAAGGTAGTCGTAGAATTCATCGAGGCCAAGGAACTGCAAACGTTTGCTTTTCATTTGAGAATGCTTATCTTGAGTTACTTTGGCTTTTTGACACTAACGAAATCCAATCTCCTGTTGTTCGCGCTACAGGTTTGTGGGAACGTTGCCGTTGGCAAGAAACGCAGGCTTGCCCTTTTGGCATTTCATTCCGGCTAACAGCATCAGATTTACGAGAAATGCCATTTTCTACTTGGGATTACTATGCAACATATCTGCCGCCAAGAGCTTCTATTCCGATCGCAACCAATAGTGACAATTTATCAGAACCATTGATTTTCATTTCACCCACAACTCGAAAACCCACAAATTATCCTTTAGAACGGCGACCTTCTTTAGTTCATAAAGTTGGATTCAAAGAAATTACAGCATTAAAAATTACCTTACCCGGTGTTCAAAACTTTTCTGCTGAGGTGAAAACGCTCATTGAGCTTGGATTAGTGCAATTTTCACATGGCAATTTTTACCAACTAGAAATAGAGTTTGATAATGCTAAGTCAGGTAATTCACAAGACTTTGGCTTACAACTCCCTATTTTAATTAAATGGTGA
- a CDS encoding ABC transporter ATP-binding protein → MPTMIWMESITKTYHLGEVSVPILKGIELSIEEGEYVSIMGASGSGKSTLMNILGCLDRPTTGDYIFEGRNLTTFDDDELAYIRNQRIGFVFQQFNLLARATALENVMLPMVYANLPKPKRRERALEALVKVGLEGRISNRPSQLSGGQQQRVAIARALVNRPALVLADEPTGALDTETSHEVMSLLTELNDQGITIVIVTHEPDIAAQTKRIIRVQDGLIVG, encoded by the coding sequence ATGCCAACAATGATCTGGATGGAATCTATTACTAAAACTTACCACTTGGGAGAAGTTAGTGTTCCAATACTCAAGGGAATTGAACTCTCTATTGAAGAAGGGGAATATGTCTCGATTATGGGTGCGTCAGGTTCGGGTAAATCCACACTCATGAATATTTTGGGATGTCTGGATCGTCCGACAACTGGAGACTATATTTTTGAAGGCAGGAATCTGACAACTTTTGATGATGATGAATTAGCCTATATTCGTAACCAAAGGATTGGTTTTGTCTTCCAACAATTTAACCTATTGGCGCGGGCGACAGCGCTGGAAAATGTTATGCTACCAATGGTTTACGCTAACTTACCTAAGCCAAAACGCCGGGAAAGGGCGTTAGAAGCTTTGGTAAAGGTGGGACTAGAGGGACGCATATCTAACCGTCCTAGTCAACTATCTGGGGGACAACAACAACGGGTAGCGATCGCTCGTGCTTTGGTCAACCGACCTGCATTAGTTTTGGCAGATGAGCCAACAGGAGCTTTAGATACTGAAACTTCTCATGAGGTGATGAGTTTACTGACAGAACTTAATGACCAAGGGATCACAATTGTGATTGTCACTCATGAACCAGATATCGCTGCTCAAACCAAAAGGATTATTCGAGTTCAGGATGGCTTGATTGTAGGGTAA
- a CDS encoding TolC family protein codes for MNFSLFFVHFTWVTLAFAILFPNAASAATPPKPQNTSSSVKVPDYLNPSPNPLQFPTKPQEVRIQQTVPISLAQALELAQRNNRDLQVAILQLERSRSELRESQAALFPTLGINSNVTNSGNGFTSNSSQASTSFNGSAELNYDVYTGGNREATIQAAQEQLRVNELNVESQALTIRLNATTQYYNLQQADEQVRINRSAVENAQASLRDTQAREQAGVGTRFDVLQAQVNLANSQQELTNAISQQQIARRQLATLLSLSESADISAADPVQIAGLWPQTVEQSIVQAFQNRPELQQQLAQRNISEQRRRQALSQLGPQISLAGNYNLLDRYNDGVSITDGYSLGLNGNLTLFDAGAARARADQSRANIAIAETQFASQRDLIRFDVEQYYSQLQSNLNNVQTSSVALNQAREALNLARLRFQAGVGTQTEVISAENDLTRAEGNRVAAILDYNRALANLQRSVTFRGSR; via the coding sequence ATGAATTTCAGTTTATTCTTCGTTCATTTTACCTGGGTTACCCTAGCATTCGCTATTCTTTTTCCAAATGCAGCAAGTGCAGCAACTCCCCCAAAGCCGCAGAATACCTCAAGCTCTGTAAAGGTTCCCGATTACCTCAACCCCAGTCCCAATCCTCTGCAATTTCCTACTAAACCGCAGGAAGTAAGGATTCAGCAAACTGTGCCAATCAGTCTGGCACAAGCTTTGGAACTAGCACAACGCAACAATCGAGATTTACAGGTAGCCATATTACAGCTAGAACGCAGTCGTTCGGAGCTACGCGAGTCTCAAGCTGCCTTGTTTCCAACTCTGGGTATTAACAGTAATGTAACTAATAGTGGTAATGGTTTTACTAGCAATTCATCTCAAGCCAGCACCTCTTTTAATGGTTCAGCAGAACTGAATTACGACGTTTATACCGGAGGTAATCGAGAAGCGACAATCCAAGCAGCCCAAGAACAACTACGCGTGAATGAATTGAATGTTGAAAGTCAGGCTTTGACAATTAGGTTGAATGCTACGACTCAATACTACAATTTGCAACAAGCAGATGAACAAGTAAGAATTAATCGATCTGCTGTGGAAAATGCCCAGGCTAGTTTGCGGGATACTCAAGCCAGAGAACAGGCTGGAGTGGGTACGCGGTTTGATGTGCTGCAAGCTCAGGTAAATTTAGCAAACTCTCAACAAGAACTGACTAATGCTATCTCGCAGCAGCAAATTGCCCGTCGTCAACTTGCCACGTTGTTAAGTTTGTCAGAGTCAGCTGATATTAGTGCCGCAGATCCTGTACAAATAGCCGGTCTTTGGCCACAGACGGTAGAACAAAGTATTGTGCAAGCGTTTCAAAATCGCCCAGAATTGCAACAGCAATTAGCACAACGTAATATTTCCGAGCAACGGCGACGACAGGCACTTTCACAGCTAGGGCCGCAAATTAGTTTGGCAGGCAACTACAATCTGTTAGATCGGTATAATGATGGTGTCAGCATTACTGATGGCTATTCATTGGGACTTAATGGAAATCTCACTTTGTTTGATGCCGGAGCCGCAAGAGCAAGAGCGGATCAGTCAAGAGCTAATATTGCGATCGCAGAGACTCAATTTGCTAGCCAGCGCGACCTAATTCGCTTTGATGTAGAACAGTACTATTCTCAATTGCAATCCAATTTAAATAATGTGCAGACTTCTAGTGTGGCTTTAAATCAAGCTAGGGAAGCTCTGAATTTAGCAAGGCTGAGGTTCCAAGCTGGTGTGGGCACTCAAACAGAGGTGATTTCTGCTGAAAATGACCTGACAAGAGCAGAAGGTAATCGAGTCGCAGCTATTTTGGATTACAATCGCGCTCTAGCTAATTTGCAAAGATCGGTCACTTTCAGGGGTTCGCGCTAA
- a CDS encoding class I SAM-dependent methyltransferase, whose translation MTDLDSYKQQLKEFYGSRTTYDHEEGTRHPLEAKILLEFVPLHSGQKILDVATGTGLLAIPAAEKVGSQGYVIGIDMTPGMLHQARLKIAAAKLQNIELIEADAEYLNFSDSSFDVVFCCEAIVLFPDILTILQKWYRFLKTGGFVAFTCPPETAYMASLQQSVCARVLGVSLLHILEPLGTPEKCRNLLIQAGFRDIEIKIEPSGRYRPLRDKELSEIAININFKGNSLLSKLSQEQLNQLQVEYKAEIEKLATDQGIWEDTTKFFVRARK comes from the coding sequence ATGACCGATCTAGATAGCTATAAGCAGCAACTAAAAGAATTCTATGGCAGTAGAACGACTTACGACCATGAGGAAGGTACTCGCCATCCTCTAGAAGCCAAAATTTTACTTGAATTTGTTCCACTACATTCGGGACAGAAAATCCTTGATGTAGCGACTGGAACAGGTTTACTGGCGATACCCGCAGCTGAAAAAGTTGGTTCACAGGGCTATGTCATTGGGATTGACATGACCCCTGGAATGTTGCATCAAGCAAGACTTAAAATTGCAGCAGCAAAATTACAAAATATCGAGTTAATTGAGGCAGATGCAGAATATTTAAACTTTAGTGATAGTAGTTTTGATGTTGTCTTTTGCTGTGAGGCAATTGTACTTTTTCCTGATATCCTCACTATTTTACAAAAGTGGTATCGCTTCTTGAAAACAGGAGGGTTTGTGGCATTTACCTGTCCTCCCGAAACTGCTTATATGGCATCTCTTCAGCAGAGTGTCTGCGCTAGAGTTTTGGGTGTATCATTGTTACATATCCTTGAACCACTTGGGACTCCAGAAAAATGTCGTAATTTGCTCATTCAGGCAGGTTTTAGAGATATCGAAATTAAGATTGAGCCATCGGGACGTTATCGCCCTCTAAGGGATAAAGAATTATCTGAGATAGCAATTAATATAAATTTTAAAGGTAATTCCCTGTTGTCAAAATTATCACAAGAACAATTAAATCAGTTGCAAGTTGAGTACAAAGCAGAAATTGAGAAACTAGCAACCGATCAAGGTATTTGGGAAGACACTACAAAGTTCTTTGTTCGCGCTCGAAAATAA